A stretch of Endozoicomonas sp. SCSIO W0465 DNA encodes these proteins:
- a CDS encoding discoidin domain-containing protein: MTVATNYYDKIIIDEKRGTVEGYHLDHGTRLPIINARLENAQDDLSALIDNDLSTFWYNRNDKKRTSVIFDLGDTQLIKAIKLKHFDQYNGKIDVTLRTPRLKVEVGNGQDFTTVFEDIVGSINWLQTVNLPETSGQYLKLSLIENHKGNSSGTTNDFGFYEVEIWGNQAETSPQLFSDFEHKPSEALAPGWQVSASTDTTASIINQSGNRVLQLED; this comes from the coding sequence ATGACGGTTGCCACCAACTACTACGACAAAATCATAATTGATGAAAAGCGAGGGACTGTCGAGGGTTATCACCTTGATCATGGCACACGACTCCCCATCATAAACGCTCGCCTGGAGAATGCTCAGGATGACCTGTCTGCACTGATTGATAATGACCTGTCCACTTTCTGGTACAACCGGAATGATAAAAAAAGGACGTCAGTTATTTTTGATCTGGGTGATACTCAGCTGATCAAGGCAATTAAGCTTAAGCACTTTGATCAATACAATGGCAAGATTGATGTCACCCTCCGTACCCCCCGGCTAAAAGTCGAGGTGGGTAATGGTCAGGATTTTACGACTGTTTTTGAAGATATTGTCGGTTCTATTAACTGGCTGCAGACGGTTAACCTTCCTGAAACGTCCGGGCAATACCTGAAACTGTCTTTGATTGAGAACCATAAAGGCAACAGCAGTGGTACGACCAACGACTTTGGTTTTTATGAGGTAGAAATCTGGGGAAACCAGGCAGAGACGTCACCACAACTGTTTTCTGATTTTGAACACAAACCTTCAGAAGCGTTAGCTCCGGGATGGCAGGTATCAGCAAGTACAGATACCACCGCATCCATCATTAACCAATCAGGTAACCGGGTTCTTCAATTAGAGGATTAA